The Novibacillus thermophilus genome segment CCCCACGTTGCGTACTGTTTTCGTCACGTTGAACAGCCTGTCCGTGAACTCTTCGCCGTAGCGTGCGTTGTCTACACCGTCAAACTGTTCGATATTCGCTGCGACGGCCTTTGTCTGCTGAGGTTCAAACGTCTCGACCCGAAAAACGTCCGGGAGGGGATTTTCTTCAATGCCTTCCAGCAAACTGGCGTCTCCCAAATCTTCTTCCAGCTGTTTCAACCCTTCTTCTTTTGAAATGAACTCCACCTGGCTCACTTCGGGCATAGCCGTAATTCGGTGTTCAACGCGGCGGATCACACTCTCATCCGCTTCAAGCTCGAGTGATACGCGAATTTCCACCTGATCTTCGATCACTTCGGCCACGTGGTTCACATTCATCGCCAACAGAAGGAAGATGCCGAGTATAAACAAGGTCACGGTCACGGCGCTGACGGCCGCAAAGCTCATCCAACCGTTCCGGCCGAGACTCTTCCAGCCTTCGCGCACGTGACGAACGAATGTTCTAGCTTTCATACCCGTACTCTCCCCGCAACTCGTCGCGCACAATTTGACCGTCCTCAATGGCGACAACCCGTTTTTTCATCTGGTTGACGATGTCCCGGTTGTGTGTCGCCATCACTACTGTCGTGCCTAAGTCGTTAATTTCCTCGAACAGTTCCATGATGCCCCACGACGTTTCCGGATCCAAGTTCCCGGTAGGTTCATCCGCGATGATGACCGACGGCTTGTTCGCCATGGCCCGGGCGATGGCAACGCGCTGCATCTCTCCGCCGGACAGCTCGTCTGGATAAGCGTCCATCCGGTCTTCCAAACCGACAAGTTCAAACAGCTCGCGTACCCGTTGCTCAATGCGCTTTCGCGGCGTTTCGACAACTTCCATGGCAAACGCGACATTTTCAAATGACGTCATCCGCGGCAGAAGCCGGAAATCTTGAAAGACGACCCCGATGTTTCGACGAATTTGCGGAATTTTGCGTTCTTTCACTTTGTCCACGTTAATGCCGTTTATGTATATCTGGCCTTTTGTCGGGCGTTCTTCGCGGTACATTAACTTGATGAACGTCGACTTCCCGGCCCCGCTCGGCCCGACTACGTACACAAATTCACCGCGGCCAATCTTGATGTCGATGTTTTGTAACGCGTCGTTTCCGTTCTCGTAGACCTTCCACACGCCGTACATCTCAATCACGACACATCATCCTACTCTGTCAAAATCCCTCTCGATGCTACAAATTTAACTCTATTATAGCTTGTCTATTGACAAAAATAAAAGAAAAATTGTGGAAATGTGTAGAAAAGAAAACTCTCATACCTTATGTATCGGCAATGAGAGTCTCTCGATGAAATGACATTCTATTGAACGTGTTTTATCCAAGAGAAAGTTTCGTTCAAGCGGGATTTTCTTTCAGAAAGGACTCGTTCCACCTGTCGGCGGGACGGGCCCCCGTACACATCGCGAGCGTCGACGACACGCTCGACATTTAGGGCATCGTAGACAGTTTCATCGATTTCCGGACAAAACTGTCGATACTCGTCCAGTGAAAGATCAAGGAGATATTTTTTCTGTTCAATACAGTATAAGACAATTTTCCCGACAATTTCGTGGGCCTGTCGAAAGGGGATGTTTTTTCCGACTAAAAAGTCAGCCAAGTCGGTGGCGTTGGAAAAGTCGCGCTCAACGGCAGCGCGCATGTTGTCTTTCTTCACCTTCAGCGTGGCAATCATCGGCGCCATCAGTTTCAAGGCCCCCGACACTGTGTCCACCGTGTCGAACAACCCTTCTTTATCTTCTTGCATGTCTTTGTTGTAAGCGAGGGGGAGCCCTTTGAGCACTGTTAAAAGGGCGATGAGATGACCGTACACGCGGCCCGTTTTGCCCCGCACCAGTTCCGCCACGTCGGGGTTCTTTTTTTGCGGCATGATACTCGATCCGGTGCAAAACGCATCGTCCAGCTCGATAAAGTCGTACTCCTGACTCGACCACAAAACGAGCTCCTCCCCCATGCGAGACAAGTGGGCCATGATCAAAGAGGCGGCACTCAGAAACTCGACGATAAAATCGCGGTCGCTGACAGCATCCAAGCTGTTGTCGTACATGGTGGAAAACCCGAGTTCTTCGGCGACGACTTTCCGGTCAAGGGGAAATGTGGTCCCGGCGAGAGCACCCGCTCCGAGGGGACTGCAGTCAGCGCGCTTGTAACTGTCTTGCAGCCGTTCGATGTCCCGGCCGAACATGGCCACATAGGCGAGCATGTGGTGGGCGAGGCGAATTGGCTGCGCCCGCTGCAGGTGGGTGTACCCGGGGAGAATTGTATCCACATGCTCCTCTGCTTTTTGCAACAGGGCTTCTTGAAGCCGAGCCAACTGCTCGACAGTCTGCACTGTGACCCGCTTGACGTACAAATGCAGGTCTAGAGCCACCTGGTCATTGCGACTGCGTCCCGTGTGCAGTTTACCTCCGAGAGGTCCGATTTCGTCCGTCAGCATTTTTTCGATGTTCATGTGAATGTCTTCATACGCAACGGAATAGCTCACCTCACCGCTGTCGATCCGCTGCTTCACTTTTCGCAATCCTTGGACAATCGCATCCGCCTCGTCCGGAGTCAACACACCGACACGTCCGAGCATGCGGACGTGTGCCATACTTCCCTCGATGTCTACTTCTGCCAAACGCTGATCAAATCCGATGGAGGCCGTATAGGCCTCCACTAGTTTGTTCGTCGGTTGTGTGAAGCGGCCGCCCCACATTTTTTTCATCGTCCGTCCTCCTGTCCCGCTCCTGTTGTGACGATTTTCTGTTCAGACTGGGGAACGTCGACCTTACCGCTGTCTGCTTCACGGTTCACCTGGGCGTAAACTTTCGTCGGCAGCCCCCACAAGTGGATGAATCCGACAGCGGCATCGTGGTCGAACGTGTCCTCCACAGTGTAAGTGGCCAATTTTTCGTTGTACAGCGACTTAGGCGACTTACGGCCGTTCACTGTGCAATGGCCCTTGAACAGCGAGAGGCGGACGACGCCCGTGACGTTTTTCTGCGTTTCGTCAATGAAGGCATTGAGGGCCTCAGTCAACGGAGAAAAGTACAACCCTTCATAAATGAGCTGCGCCCACTTTTGTTCGATAATCGGTTTGAACTGGCTGATTTCACGCGTCTGGGTCAAAAATTCCAGTTCTTTGTGGGCTGTGAGCAGCGTAATTGCTGCAGGGCACTCGTACACTTCCCGGGATTTAATGCCGACGAGCCGGTTCTCGACGTGATCGATCCGTCCGATTCCGTGCGCCCCCGCCAAACGGTTCAACTCTGAAATCATGTGGGCAAACGACATGTTTTCACCGTTTAGCGCAACGGGAACCCCTTGCTCAAACGCGATTTCCACTTCTTCTGGTTCATCCGGCGTATCGGCTAATGCCCGCGTCCACTCGTATGCGTCTTCCGGCGGCGCTGTCCAAGGATTTTCGAGGACGCCGCACTCGCAGCTCCGCCCCCACAAATTTTGGTCAATGCTGTACGGTTTTTCCACTTTCACCGGCACGGGGATGCCGTGGTTTTGGGCGTACGCAATCTCTTCTTCCCGCGACATCGCCCACTCCCGCACCGGTGCCAGCACCTTCAAATCAGGGTTTAAGGCCGCGACTGCTACGTCGAAACGCACTTGGTCGTTGCCTTTACCCGTACAGCCGTGGGCGACGGCTTCAGCTCCTTCCTGTTCCGCAATCTGCACGAGCACTTTGGAAATTAAGGGTCGGGACAGCGCCGATACGAGCGGGTACTTCCCCTCGTACAGGGCGTTCGCCTTCAGGGCCGGCTTGATAAATTCTTCCGCGAGCATGTCTTTCGCATCGACGACGAACGACTGGATCGCACCGATTTTGAGCGCTTTTTCCCGAACGAAATCCAAATCTTTTCCTTCTCCCACATCGAGGGACACAGCAATCACGTCGTAGCCGTACTTCTCTTGCAGCCACTTTATCGCCACTGACGTGTCCAACCCCCCGGAATACGCCAACACCACTTTCGGATTCGCCATTTTAATCGATCCTCTCAAATAAAAATTCACTTATAGGTATAATTATACACAAATGGCGCGAAAAAGCTAGAGGGGTATTCAACTTTTTCCCTCGTTAGAGCAAACTGGCAAGAATCGCCTTCTGCACGTGCAAGCGGTTCTCAGCCTGGTTCACGACAACGGACTGGGGACCATCTATCACGTCGGCGGTCACTTCTTCTCCCCGGTGCGCCGGCAAACAGTGCAAGAAAATGGCGCCGTCCTTCGCTTCGGCCATCAACTCCCCATTCACTTGATACCCTTGAAACGCCTTCCGCCTTTCCGACGCTTCTGCTTCCTGCCCCATACTCGCCCACACGTCGGTGTAGACGGCATCCGCTCCTTTCACCGCTTCATGCGGGTCATGGGTCACGGTCACACGGGAGCCGTTTTCTCGGGCCGCCTGTTCACTGTCGCGGACGATGTCTCCGTCCGGCTCGTAACCCGAGGGCGTGGCCACGGCAACGTGAATGCCCATTTTGGCCGCACCGAGGAGAAGCGAATGGGCCATGTTGTTTCCGTCCCCGACATAGGCGAGCTTGAGCCCTTTTAGTTGACCGAAGTGCTCCTTGAGCGTCAACAAGTCGGCCAGCACTTGACACGGATGGAACGCGTCCGTTAAGCCGTTAATCACCGGCACACTCGCATAGCGCGCCAGTTCGACGACGTCAGTGTGGGCGTACGTGCGAATCATGATCCCGTCTACGTAGCGGGAAAGGACCCGTGCCGTGTCTGGAATCGTCTCTCCCCGTCCGAGCTGAATGTCGTTCTTCCCGAGAAAAAGGGCGTGCCCTCCTAGCTGAAACATGCCGACTTCAAACGAAACCCGCGTCCGCGTGGACGATTTGGCAAAGATCATGCCTAACGTCTTGCCGACGAGGGGGCGGTACGGTTTCCCTTGCTTCTGCCACTGTTTTAAATCTTTCGCGAAGGCGAGCAGTGACGTCAGTTCGTCCTGACTAAAATCGGCTAACGTGAGAAAGTGGCGCCCTTGCAACTCTTCCGCATTGTACGCTGCCTCTGTAGAACTCATCTAGCCGTCTCTCCTTTCTTTCCGGTAACAATTTTACGCTTGCGGCATTGGAAACATGTAAATGTATTGGCGGCGGAAGAAGGGATGCCTTACGTGTTTATACCGGTGATGCCGTCGATTGTGACAGCCCGTAAAACTCTTTCAAAGAATAGACAGTGTCCGGCGGCCGATTTGCGGCTACTTTGAGTGACCACTCCACTGCCTCCAACGTGAGAAAGAGGGGAACGTTGTACTGTAAAGCTGTTTCCCTCAACTTAAACCCGTCGCGGGTCTGCTCCCCGCTTCGAGTTGGAATGTTCACGACGGCTTTGACGCGTTCAGCTTTGACCGCTTCTCGCGCTTCCGCCCACGTGCAGGTGTGAACGTGTAGACCGTTTTGTCGCAACGTTTCGGCTGTTCCGGGAGTGGCGAGAAGGTCCAGTCCTTTTTTCGCAAGGCGCTTCAACAGAGGGAGCGCTGCTTCTTTTTTGCTGTCGCCAATGCTGATGAGCACGCGTTTCCCACAGGCATCGTCCCACACTCCGTCCGTGTAGCCCGGTACAGACCACGGAAGGACTTTCGCCATCGCCTCCACTGCCGTCGAACCGAGGCCGATCACTTCACCGGTCGACTGCATGTTCGGGCCGACTGCGGCGTCTACCCCCGGCAACTTCGCCGTTGAAAACACTGGGGCTTTCACTGCGCATCCGGCAGGCCTCGGCAACAAGCCCAGTGGCGCCACGTCAGACAGCCGTTTACCGAGCTGCACCTCGGTCGCCCACAGCAGGACAGGATGTCCGGTCACTTTGCTCACAACGGGAGCGGTGCGCGAGGCGCGGGGGTTTACTTCCAAGACGTACACCCGCCCGCGCCAAACGACGAACTGTATGTTGAGCATTCCTTTGTGGGGCAGCGCGCGTGCGATGCGCTCCGTGTAATCGACGATTTGCTGCTGCACAACTTTTGAAACGTCAACCGCCGGGAAAAATGCCATGCTGTCACCAGAGTGGACACCTGCCCTCTCCACGTGCTCAATCAACAGCGGGATTGTCACGTCGCGTCCGTCCGTCACCGCGTCTACTTCGATTTCCGTTCCTTCCAGGTAGCGGTCGAGAAGGAGCGGATACGCCTGCGGAGCAAACGCCTCCCGCTTCAGCAGTGCCGTCAACTGTTCGGAAGCGTGCACGATGTGCATGCCTTGACCGCCAATGACGTACGACGGACGCAACAAGAGGGGGTAGCCGAGCTGTTCAGCCGCTTCAAGCAACACGTGATCGTTCTGCACTGCCACACCGGGGATGTGCGGGATGCCCAGCTGCTGAAGCAATGTATAAAACCGGTCGCGGTCTTCCACAAGGTCGATGGCTTCGCGGCACGTCCCCAGAACGGGGAGCCCGGCTGCTTCCAGCTCCGCCACTAGCTTCACTGCCGTTTGACCCCCGTACTGCAACAGGACGCCCCTCACCTGCTCTTTCCGGGCAACAGCGACGACGTCGTCTGCCGTCAACGGCTCAAAGTACAGTCGGTCTGCCGTCGCGTAATCAGTACTCACCGTTTCCGGGTTGTTGTTGACGACGACCGACGGTATGCCCATCTGCTTTAACGCTTTGACGCCGTGCACGGAGCAGTAGTCGAATTCGATGCCCTGCCCGATGCGAATCGGTCCCGATCCGGCAACGAGCACTTTCTCCCCTTGGGCGTCGACCGGCACTTCGTCAGTTCCCGACCACGTGGAGTAAAAGTACGGCGTTTCCGCTACGAACTCGGCCGCACACGTGTCGACGCACTTGTAACCCGGTTTGAAGCCGGCCTGTTCGCACCGCTTGCGCACCGCCTGTGCGGGCACACCGAACAGCCCGGCCAAGTGCGTAGCCGTGAAGCCGAGCCGTTTGGCCTTGCGCAACTCCTCCCCGGTCACGTCCTGCCACGCCGTCTGTTTCAACTGCTGTTCCGTTTGAACGAGCGTACGGAGCTTAAACAGAAAAAACGGGTCGATATCCGTCAAACGGTGCACGTCTTCCAGCGACCAGCCCCGCCGGAACGCTTCCCCCAGCAAAAACAGCCGCTCGTCATCGGCACACTCAAGCCTGTGTTGCAACACATCGTCCGGCAATGCCTCGTGTTCCGGCTGCAGCAGGCCGTACTGGCCAACGTCGAGGGAGCGCACGGCTTTCATCAGAGCGGCTTCAAACGTCCGCTCCAGTGCCATTACTTCACCCGTCGCCTTCATTTGCGTCCCCAACACGCGGTCCCCTTGCGGAAATTTGTCAAAGGGCCAGCGGGGCAGCTTGACGGCGATGTAGTCGACGGCCGGCTCAAAACTGGCATACGTGTGGCCGGTCACTGGGTTCACACATTCGTCCAAGTGCAAACCGACAGAAAGTTTGGCAGCGATGCGGGCGATCGGATAACCCGTCACTTTCGACGCCAGCGCACTGGAACGGCTGACCCGCGGATTCACTTCGATAATGGCATACTCTCCCGTCTCAGGGTGGAGGGCGAACTGAATGTTACAGCCGCCGACGACGCCGAGGGAGCGGATGACCTTGAGGGCCGAGCTGCGCAGCATCTGATGTTGCTGGTCGGTCAGCGTCTGCGACGGCGCCACAACGACGCTGTCGCCGGTATGGATGCCCACGGGATCGACGTTTTCCATGTTGCACACGGTGATGCACGTGTCGTTCACATCCCGCATCACCTCGTATTCGATCTCTTTCCACCCTTTTATGCTCTGCTCGACGAGCACTTGGTGAATCGGGCTCGCCTTCAGTCCCCGGCGCACAATTTGCCTCAGCTGCTCTTCGTCACGGGCAATGCCGCCTCCCGAACCCCCCAGCGTATACGCCGGACGCACAATCAGCGGGTAGCCCGTCTCGCCGGCAAACGAAAGGGCTGTCTCCATATCGCGGGCGATGATGCTGGCAGGGACCGGCTCCCCGATCTGTTCCATCATGTTTTTAAACATTTCCCGATCTTCGCTGTTTTCAATTGTACGAATCGGGGTCCCCAACAATTGGACGCCGTATCGTTGCAACACCCCCGCTTTGTTTAAGGCGATGGCCAAGTTTAAACCAGTCTGACCGCCGGTGGTGGCGAGCAACCCGTCAGGACGCTCCCTGGCAATGATCTTCGTCACCGATTCAACCGTCAACGGTTCCAAGTAGAGGGTGTCGGCTACTTCTTCGTCGGTCATAATCGTCGCCGGGTTGTTGTTCACCAGTACGACGTGAATCTGTTCCTCTTTTAAGGCGAGACACGCCTGCGTCCCGGCGTAGTCGAATTCCGCCGCCTGCCCAATCGTGATCGGACCGGAGCCGATGACGAGCACTTTCTGTATGTGGGGCTGTTTAGGCATAAGTGGTCTCCTTTCGCTGACGGTTCACTTTGCGGACAAACTGCTGGAAGATCACTTCTGCTTCGGCAGGTCCCGGTCGGGCTTCAGGGTGAAACTGTACGCACTGAATCGGGTAGCGCTTGTGCCTGAACCCTTCTACCGAGTCGTCGTTCACGTTCACATACGTCAGCTCCCACTCGTCAGGGTCGAGAGACTCCTTCACGACGACGTAGCCGTGATTTTGCGAGGTGATCCACACTTTGTCTGTAGACACACTTTTGACGGGATGATTGCTGCCCCGGTGTCCGTATGGCATTCTTTCTGTCGAAGCGCCAAAGGCGAGGGCGACGACTTGCTGTCCGAGGCAAATGCCGAGGGTAGGAAGTTGCTCTAACAACGGCCGTAGCCTCTGGGCGTAGGGCGAGAGTGCCTGCGGATCTCCAGGGCCGTTGGAGAGGAGCAAACCGTCGGGGCGAAGGGCTAAAATTTGTTCGTTCGACCAATTGAACGGAACGGCCGTGACCCGGCACCCGTGGGCCAAAAGCGCCTCGACGATGGACTGTTTACGCCCGTAGTCGATCAGCACAATGTGTGGTCTGCCGTCGTTTTTCCCGTACGTTTCCGGCTGTGTGACAGAGGCCTTTTGCACCCATTCAAGGGAGAGCGAATCCGGCCACTCCACGTGACGCGGCCACCGGCTTTCACAGCTCAACCTTCCCCGCACCAACCCTTTTTCCCGCACGATGGTCGTCACGGCCCGGGTGTCGATCCCGCTGATCCCTGGAATGCCGTGACGGTCCAGCTTCTCCGCCAGAGTCTCCGCCTTTCCGTAAGGGGACGGATGCGGACAGTATTCGCCAACGACAATCCCAGCAGCCTGTGGCCTCGGACTCTCGTCTTCCCCCGCGTGAACGCCGTAGTTGCCAATCATCGGATACGTAAACGTCACGATCTGCCCCCCGTACGACGGGTCAGTCAACACCTCCTGGTAACCGGTCATCCCGGTGTAAAACACGATTTCCCCCACAGCCTCTCGCGGCTGACCGATCCACTCACCGGGGAAGACGTCCCCAGTGTCGAGCAGCAAAAAAGCTTTCATCGTCATTCCCCCACTCCTACTGCCGTGAACGCGCGTGTCAATAAGTCAACAGCTTGGTCGAGCTCCGCCTCACTCACAGTTAACGGCGGCAGCAGTCGCAACACGTCTGGACCTGCTGCCAGCACGAGCAACCCTTCTTTTTGGGCGGACGCGATCAGCTCTTGCGTTCGCGGTTCGTTGAGCGCGATCCCGACCATCAACCCGCGCCCCCGAATTTCAGACACGAGGGGATGGGACTGCAAACGATGCTGAAGCCGGGATTTGAGCGTCTGCCCTTTCGCTTTTACATCGTCCAAGAACCCAGGCTGCTGCAAGACGTCCAAAACGGCAAGCCCCGCTTCCATCGCCAACGGATTGCCGCCGAACGTGGACCCGTGACTACCCGGCCCAAAGTGAGCCGCCACCTCGGACGCGGCCAGGAGACACCCGACTGGAAATCCGTTGCCCAACCCTTTGGCCAACGTGACCACGTCCGGCTGAATGTCGTACGATTCGTAGGCAAAAAGCGTCCCCGTCCGCCCCATGCCGGTTTGCACTTCGTCCACGACGAGAAGCGAGCCGCGCTCGCGGCACAACTGCTCCACCCTTTTCAACCAGACAGCGTCAGCCGGACGCACGCCGCCTTCACCTTGAACCACTTCCAGCATCACCGCCGCCGTGTGAGGTGACATCGCGCTGTCTAACGCCTTGACATCTCCCCACGGCACGGTGACAAAGCCGGGCACTAACGGCTGAAAGCCGTCTTTCACCTTATCCTGTCCCGTGGCGGTTAACGTGGCGAGAGTCCGGCCGTGAAACGACTGGGTAAAGGTGACGATCTCCGGCCGGGGCTGTTGGCTGCCTTCCGCGCCAGTTTAATCGCGGCTTCATTCGCTTCGGCTCCGCTGTTACAGAAGAAAGCGGCACCTAAACCGCTCGCCTCGGTCAGGCGTCGCGCCAGCGCCTCCTGCGCTGAAATGGGAAACAAGTTGGAGACGTGCCACAGCGCGTGCAGTTGCCGCTCCACACGCTGTACGACATGCGGGTGGCAATGGCCGATGTTGACCACCCCGATGCCCGACGTAAAATCTAAGTACTCGCGCCCGG includes the following:
- the ftsX gene encoding permease-like cell division protein FtsX produces the protein MKARTFVRHVREGWKSLGRNGWMSFAAVSAVTVTLFILGIFLLLAMNVNHVAEVIEDQVEIRVSLELEADESVIRRVEHRITAMPEVSQVEFISKEEGLKQLEEDLGDASLLEGIEENPLPDVFRVETFEPQQTKAVAANIEQFDGVDNARYGEEFTDRLFNVTKTVRNVGVVLIVLLGLTAMFLISNTIRLTILARRREIEIMKLVGATNWFIRWPFFIEGLLIGLLGAILPSAVLLFGYYSITTKLVTQFELWFLDLLPMYPLAFQVTALLLGIGTIIGAMGSFISIHRFLKV
- the ftsE gene encoding cell division ATP-binding protein FtsE, with amino-acid sequence MIEMYGVWKVYENGNDALQNIDIKIGRGEFVYVVGPSGAGKSTFIKLMYREERPTKGQIYINGINVDKVKERKIPQIRRNIGVVFQDFRLLPRMTSFENVAFAMEVVETPRKRIEQRVRELFELVGLEDRMDAYPDELSGGEMQRVAIARAMANKPSVIIADEPTGNLDPETSWGIMELFEEINDLGTTVVMATHNRDIVNQMKKRVVAIEDGQIVRDELRGEYGYES
- the argH gene encoding argininosuccinate lyase, which translates into the protein MKKMWGGRFTQPTNKLVEAYTASIGFDQRLAEVDIEGSMAHVRMLGRVGVLTPDEADAIVQGLRKVKQRIDSGEVSYSVAYEDIHMNIEKMLTDEIGPLGGKLHTGRSRNDQVALDLHLYVKRVTVQTVEQLARLQEALLQKAEEHVDTILPGYTHLQRAQPIRLAHHMLAYVAMFGRDIERLQDSYKRADCSPLGAGALAGTTFPLDRKVVAEELGFSTMYDNSLDAVSDRDFIVEFLSAASLIMAHLSRMGEELVLWSSQEYDFIELDDAFCTGSSIMPQKKNPDVAELVRGKTGRVYGHLIALLTVLKGLPLAYNKDMQEDKEGLFDTVDTVSGALKLMAPMIATLKVKKDNMRAAVERDFSNATDLADFLVGKNIPFRQAHEIVGKIVLYCIEQKKYLLDLSLDEYRQFCPEIDETVYDALNVERVVDARDVYGGPSRRQVERVLSERKSRLNETFSWIKHVQ
- a CDS encoding argininosuccinate synthase — translated: MANPKVVLAYSGGLDTSVAIKWLQEKYGYDVIAVSLDVGEGKDLDFVREKALKIGAIQSFVVDAKDMLAEEFIKPALKANALYEGKYPLVSALSRPLISKVLVQIAEQEGAEAVAHGCTGKGNDQVRFDVAVAALNPDLKVLAPVREWAMSREEEIAYAQNHGIPVPVKVEKPYSIDQNLWGRSCECGVLENPWTAPPEDAYEWTRALADTPDEPEEVEIAFEQGVPVALNGENMSFAHMISELNRLAGAHGIGRIDHVENRLVGIKSREVYECPAAITLLTAHKELEFLTQTREISQFKPIIEQKWAQLIYEGLYFSPLTEALNAFIDETQKNVTGVVRLSLFKGHCTVNGRKSPKSLYNEKLATYTVEDTFDHDAAVGFIHLWGLPTKVYAQVNREADSGKVDVPQSEQKIVTTGAGQEDGR
- the argF gene encoding ornithine carbamoyltransferase: MSSTEAAYNAEELQGRHFLTLADFSQDELTSLLAFAKDLKQWQKQGKPYRPLVGKTLGMIFAKSSTRTRVSFEVGMFQLGGHALFLGKNDIQLGRGETIPDTARVLSRYVDGIMIRTYAHTDVVELARYASVPVINGLTDAFHPCQVLADLLTLKEHFGQLKGLKLAYVGDGNNMAHSLLLGAAKMGIHVAVATPSGYEPDGDIVRDSEQAARENGSRVTVTHDPHEAVKGADAVYTDVWASMGQEAEASERRKAFQGYQVNGELMAEAKDGAIFLHCLPAHRGEEVTADVIDGPQSVVVNQAENRLHVQKAILASLL
- the carB gene encoding carbamoyl-phosphate synthase (glutamine-hydrolyzing) large subunit gives rise to the protein MPKQPHIQKVLVIGSGPITIGQAAEFDYAGTQACLALKEEQIHVVLVNNNPATIMTDEEVADTLYLEPLTVESVTKIIARERPDGLLATTGGQTGLNLAIALNKAGVLQRYGVQLLGTPIRTIENSEDREMFKNMMEQIGEPVPASIIARDMETALSFAGETGYPLIVRPAYTLGGSGGGIARDEEQLRQIVRRGLKASPIHQVLVEQSIKGWKEIEYEVMRDVNDTCITVCNMENVDPVGIHTGDSVVVAPSQTLTDQQHQMLRSSALKVIRSLGVVGGCNIQFALHPETGEYAIIEVNPRVSRSSALASKVTGYPIARIAAKLSVGLHLDECVNPVTGHTYASFEPAVDYIAVKLPRWPFDKFPQGDRVLGTQMKATGEVMALERTFEAALMKAVRSLDVGQYGLLQPEHEALPDDVLQHRLECADDERLFLLGEAFRRGWSLEDVHRLTDIDPFFLFKLRTLVQTEQQLKQTAWQDVTGEELRKAKRLGFTATHLAGLFGVPAQAVRKRCEQAGFKPGYKCVDTCAAEFVAETPYFYSTWSGTDEVPVDAQGEKVLVAGSGPIRIGQGIEFDYCSVHGVKALKQMGIPSVVVNNNPETVSTDYATADRLYFEPLTADDVVAVARKEQVRGVLLQYGGQTAVKLVAELEAAGLPVLGTCREAIDLVEDRDRFYTLLQQLGIPHIPGVAVQNDHVLLEAAEQLGYPLLLRPSYVIGGQGMHIVHASEQLTALLKREAFAPQAYPLLLDRYLEGTEIEVDAVTDGRDVTIPLLIEHVERAGVHSGDSMAFFPAVDVSKVVQQQIVDYTERIARALPHKGMLNIQFVVWRGRVYVLEVNPRASRTAPVVSKVTGHPVLLWATEVQLGKRLSDVAPLGLLPRPAGCAVKAPVFSTAKLPGVDAAVGPNMQSTGEVIGLGSTAVEAMAKVLPWSVPGYTDGVWDDACGKRVLISIGDSKKEAALPLLKRLAKKGLDLLATPGTAETLRQNGLHVHTCTWAEAREAVKAERVKAVVNIPTRSGEQTRDGFKLRETALQYNVPLFLTLEAVEWSLKVAANRPPDTVYSLKEFYGLSQSTASPV
- a CDS encoding carbamoyl phosphate synthase small subunit; this translates as MTMKAFLLLDTGDVFPGEWIGQPREAVGEIVFYTGMTGYQEVLTDPSYGGQIVTFTYPMIGNYGVHAGEDESPRPQAAGIVVGEYCPHPSPYGKAETLAEKLDRHGIPGISGIDTRAVTTIVREKGLVRGRLSCESRWPRHVEWPDSLSLEWVQKASVTQPETYGKNDGRPHIVLIDYGRKQSIVEALLAHGCRVTAVPFNWSNEQILALRPDGLLLSNGPGDPQALSPYAQRLRPLLEQLPTLGICLGQQVVALAFGASTERMPYGHRGSNHPVKSVSTDKVWITSQNHGYVVVKESLDPDEWELTYVNVNDDSVEGFRHKRYPIQCVQFHPEARPGPAEAEVIFQQFVRKVNRQRKETTYA